Proteins from one Kazachstania africana CBS 2517 chromosome 1, complete genome genomic window:
- the HCH1 gene encoding Hch1p (similar to Saccharomyces cerevisiae HCH1 (YNL281W); ancestral locus Anc_3.80), translated as MVVLNPNNWHWVDKNTLPWTVQYFNDNFQNFKYQDFIISSVIKVDGDSNVSQRKGKPICYFDLQLEFAVRCEKEDGDDEEGKIVVPEFMHDETDFEIKIDEFSGKKDQRNDFINEFRSKLLQYQNDLITEHSKDLQHDK; from the coding sequence ATGGTTGTTTTGAATCCAAATAACTGGCATTGGGTGGACAAGAATACGTTGCCATGGACTGTACAATATTTTAAcgataattttcaaaatttcaaatatcaagattttatcatttcaAGTGTCATTAAAGTCGATGGTGATTCTAACGTTTCTCAAAGAAAGGGCAAACCAATTTGTTATTTCGATTTGCAATTAGAATTCGCCGTTCGTTGTGAAAAGGAAGATGGTGATGACGAAGAAGGGAAAATCGTCGTACCTGAATTTATGCATGATGAaactgattttgaaatcaagaTTGATGAATTTAGTGGTaaaaaagatcaaagaaatgattTTATAAATGAATTCAGATCGAAATTGTTACAATATCAGAACGATTTAATCACCGAACATTCAAAGGACCTACAACATGATAAATag
- the KAFR0A08240 gene encoding uncharacterized protein has protein sequence MLFPCLAYIITALTFVWADDDWTIVYPHTGLDYSGNTTERVGEIYDLACGTPPSMVSELLQADVYLNTTLISTELVLNSTAIQKYAQSLAGDSMHKRSVDNVSTGPDADYYYQFLTQMLMKEFSNNTTAVTKRTWCSSLYSYIKDSTTMQVALASVKKFKAKFLDTFIGEGISTMYSLGLDMLSMAVNIASLTKTASTAKACNSVVKAFKYTSGTATYNYVVGIYPYTTGSKCDTTLTEEEIAVIVADRIDEGERLKSVGWCTTLTHGGTWHARVKVLRMEVSTACLLSFSDIICESI, from the coding sequence ATGCTGTTCCCCTGCCTGGCATATATTATTACAGCCCTAACATTTGTGTGGGCAGATGATGATTGGACCATTGTATATCCACATACAGGGCTTGATTACTCTGGCAATACCACTGAACGGGTCGGCGAAATCTATGATCTAGCATGTGGTACACCCCCAAGCATGGTGTCGGAACTGCTCCAAGCAGACGTGTATTTGAATACCACTTTGATAAGTACTGAGCTGGTATTAAACTCCACAGCTATACAGAAGTACGCACAGTCACTAGCAGGTGATTCAATGCACAAGCGCAGCGTTGATAACGTTAGCACCGGGCCAGATGCCGACTACTATTACCAGTTTCTCACTCAGATGCtaatgaaagaatttaGTAATAATACTACTGCCGTGACCAAACGAACCTGGTGCTCTTCCCTATATAGCTACATTAAAGATTCAACTACTATGCAGGTCGCACTCGCATCAgttaagaaatttaaagCTAAGTTCCTCGACACTTTTATCGGCGAAGGGATAAGCACCATGTACAGTCTGGGACTTGACATGCTGTCCATGGCTGTTAATATTGCCTCGTTGACGAAAACCGCATCGACTGCCAAAGCTTGTAATAGTGTGGTCAAAGCGTTTAAGTATACTAGCGGAACGGCTACATACAACTACGTCGTTGGAATATACCCTTATACCACTGGTAGCAAGTGTGACACTACATTGaccgaagaagaaatcgCAGTGATTGTTGCGGACAGGATTGATGAAGGAGAGAGACTCAAATCTGTTGGGTGGTGTACAACACTTACCCACGGTGGCACATGGCATGCCAGGGTCAAAGTGTTAAGAATGGAGGTCTCTACTGCTTGCCTCCTAAGTTTTAGCGATATAATCTGCGAATCTATATAA
- the CUS2 gene encoding U2 snRNP complex subunit CUS2 (similar to Saccharomyces cerevisiae CUS2 (YNL286W); ancestral locus Anc_3.74) — MDKEELELKEQLKKQKKEELERRRQASKQKRSSEPTGLYISNLSLESTTVDSLIDEFSTFGKIKKDHQNNYRCKLYLDENGRFKGDALIIYERAESVQLAIDLINDAELNGCKIKVERAEFNNDKRERIHDKDDSEPPLKRRVIEVSQEKIDTSSRKERTIVLSNILDIYEDIESDELHDLKQDILEGCESFGEVLNITVDSNRGEAHVVFKRQKDALQCCKKMNNRFFDGRKLIAFMLSEEDDVASSGAESTNGENSEGTQQEEDDVVEFT; from the coding sequence ATGGATAAGGAGGAATTGGAGCTTAAGGAGCAGCTaaagaagcaaaagaaggaagaacTCGAGAGAAGACGCCAAGCAAGTAAACAAAAGAGATCGTCAGAACCTACAGGTCTTTatatttctaatttatcattaGAAAGCACGACAGTTGATTCTTTAATAGATGAATTTAGTACATTTggcaaaattaaaaaagatCACCAGAATAATTATAGGTGCAAGTTGTATTTGGATGAAAATGGCAGATTCAAAGGCGATGCCCTAATAATATATGAAAGAGCAGAGTCGGTTCAGTTGGCTATTGACCTCATCAATGATGCAGAATTGAACGGTTGCAAGATTAAGGTAGAAAGAGCTgaatttaataatgataagaGAGAGAGAATCCACGATAAAGATGATAGTGAGCCCCCTTTGAAGAGAAGAGTAATTGAAGTTagtcaagaaaaaattgatacaTCTTCGAGGAAAGAAAGGACAATTGTCCTTTCCAACATACTTGACATATATGAGGATATCGAAAGTGATGAGCTACATGATTTAAAACAGGATATACTTGAGGGCTGTGAAAGTTTTGGTGAAGTTTTGAACATAACTGTCGATAGCAACAGAGGTGAGGCACATGTAGTATTTAAGAGGCAAAAAGATGCACTGCAATGTTGCAAAAAGATGAATAATAGATTTTTTGATGGACGAAAGTTGATAGCTTTCATGTTgagtgaagaagatgacgTCGCTTCCAGTGGAGCAGAGTCCACAAACGGTGAAAATTCAGAAGGTACACAGCAGGAGGAGGATGATGTAGTTGAATTTACGTAG
- the WSC2 gene encoding Wsc2p (similar to Saccharomyces cerevisiae WSC2 (YNL283C) and WSC3 (YOL105C); ancestral locus Anc_3.78), with protein sequence MSNLLVTSLLLLLYIDFSLADPWSYKGCYSASSIESLDVSSQGYYTYQSPSYCEGLCPDSAFVGLVNGTTCYCGSSLTELNSLSAGDSSNCDTACDGWPYQTCGGSSYMDVYINDAASSSSSAAAAVSSSTTSSSTTESSTSSPKTATDTDSRSSASSTSSSSKTSSSTSTGSSSKSSSSSTAITQSSSGSSSSSSSTAIITSVQYTTEIVSASIVSQANQAANTVYVTTTSVIQTTSSLPTSNRSISSKKGLSGGAIAGIVVGVIVGVLILIALLVLFYFLHKRDKNRDNFEESKQYQPYSFGDEHATPVIVSPNRKPSSSTIHSNWINQSRSATVTSNLKSKKSYQTLVSESSSSSLNNPNIRNFTDVQRHNHPSTVFEEPAFEIYNEYNHDDDNNGNDRFSNSSLPDMMEQRQLRVVNPEDEDDGDDNELDGDYYTAIRKKIDNVGGDLSVSSDDPTYNGDETKF encoded by the coding sequence ATGTCAAACTTGCTGGTAACTTCGCTTCTTCTCCTGCTATACATAGATTTCTCTCTCGCTGATCCCTGGTCGTATAAAGGTTGCTATTCTGCCTCGAGCATAGAATCTCTAGATGTCTCCTCGCAAGGATATTACACTTATCAGAGTCCCTCGTATTGTGAAGGTCTGTGTCCCGACTCTGCCTTCGTCGGTTTGGTAAACGGTACTACCTGTTACTGTGGTTCTTCGTTAACCGAATTGAATTCCCTTAGTGCAGGAGACTCTTCTAATTGTGACACCGCCTGTGATGGCTGGCCATACCAGACTTGTGGTGGTTCATCCTACATGGACGTTTACATTAATGATGCAGCctcctcctcttcttccgctgctgctgctgtcTCCTCCTCAACTACATCTTCTTCTACGACGGAGTCTTCCACATCATCGCCGAAGACAGCCACTGACACTGATTCAAGAAGCTCGGCCTCCAGTACTAGTTCGAGTAGCAAAACTTCCTCGAGTACGTCTACCGGGTCGTCTTCCAAAAGCAGTTCATCCTCAACTGCAATAACTCAAAGTTCCAGTGGctcctcctcttcttcttcctccaCAGCTATAATAACTTCAGTGCAGTACACAACAGAAATCGTATCTGCATCTATAGTGTCGCAAGCAAATCAAGCTGCTAACACAGTCTACGTCACAACAACGTCCGTAATACAAACTACCAGTTCATTACCAACCTCAAATAGATCAATCTCTTCAAAGAAAGGGCTATCCGGAGGTGCAATTGCTGGTATAGTCGTCGGAGTTATCGTCGGTGTATTGATTCTAATAGCTTTATTAGTACTATTTTATTTCCTACATAAACGTGATAAAAATCGTGACAATTTCGAAGAATCAAAACAATACCAACCATATTCCTTTGGTGACGAACATGCTACTCCGGTTATTGTATCGCCAAACAGAAAACCTTCATCTTCCACAATACATTCAAATTGGATAAATCAATCGAGATCAGCAACAGTAACgtcaaatttaaaatctAAGAAATCATACCAGACTTTAGTTTCAGAATCAAGCTCCAGTTCATTAAATAATCCAAATATTAGAAACTTTACCGATGTACAAAGACATAATCATCCATCTACCGTCTTTGAAGAACCAGCTTTTGAAATCTATAACGAATATAATCACGATGACGATAATAATGGAAATGATAGATTCAGTAATAGCTCCTTACCAGATATGATGGAACAGAGACAATTGAGAGTCGTCAATcctgaagatgaagatgatggCGATGATAACGAACTTGATGGAGACTACTATACTGCCATACGAAAGAAGATCGATAATGTTGGGGGAGATTTGTCAGTGTCTTCAGACGATCCCACTTATAACGGGGACGAAACGAAATTTTAA
- the ERG24 gene encoding delta(14)-sterol reductase (similar to Saccharomyces cerevisiae ERG24 (YNL280C); ancestral locus Anc_3.81), translating into MAKKQLNPRTTNFEFGGPIGATVLTVFLPIFTILINLQLTPSKIHSVTYYLNFCKSSHLWISYCLWFSLLAAGDLLLPGKTLNGVKLRDGKTLKYKINGISNSVLLLLILALRWKLTDGEMPELQYLYENHLHLAIISIIFSVYLSCFVYLKSFINNTLLALGGNSGNVIYDWFIGRELNPRIGSSFDIKLFCELRPGMLLWFLINLSCLHHYYVTHNRELNDSLVLINLLQALYIFDGVLNEEGLLTMIDITTDGFGFMLAFGDLTFVPFTYALQARFLSVSPIHLGKYRTSLILSLMSLGYWIFHSSNREKSQFKKGKLPHLKAIQTKRGTKLLCDSWWSVSQHINYFGDWLISLSWCLTTWFQTPLTYYYSVYFAVLLFHRQKRDEKKCSEKYGNDWIKYQERVPYKIIPYVY; encoded by the coding sequence ATGGCTAAGAAACAATTGAATCCAAGAACTACAAATTTCGAATTTGGAGGGCCCATTGGTGCCACCGTCTTGACGGTCtttttaccaattttcactattttgatcaatttaCAATTGACTCCTTCTAAGATACATTCCGTTACGTactatttgaatttctgTAAATCTAGCCATTTGTGGATTTCGTACTGTCTCTGGTTCTCGCTCCTGGCAGCCGGCGATTTGTTATTGCCAGGTAAGACACTTAATGGTGTCAAGTTGAGAGATGGTAAgactttgaaatataaaataaacGGTATCTCAAATTCTGTGTTACTTTTATTGATCCTCGCCCTCAGATGGAAATTGACTGACGGAGAAATGCCAGAATTACAATATCTTTATGAAAATCATTTACATTTGGCAATAATATCCAtcattttttcagtttatCTATCTTGCTTTGTCTATCTAAAGAgtttcattaataataCTTTATTAGCATTGGGGGGTAACTCAGGTAATGTTATTTATGACTGGTTTATTGGTAGAGAATTGAATCCAAGAATTGGTTCGTCATTTGACATTAAATTGTTTTGTGAATTGAGACCTGGTATGTTACTATGGTTCTTAATCAATTTGAGTTGTTTacatcattattatgtGACACACAACAGAGAATTGAACGATTCTTTGGTCCTTATAAACCTATTACAAGCACTTTACATTTTTGACGGTGttttaaatgaagaaggtCTATTGACAATGATTGATATTACCACAGATGGATTTGGTTTTATGTTGGCATTCGGTGATTTGACTTTCGTCCCATTCACTTATGCATTACAAGCAAGATTTCTAAGTGTCTCCCCTATTCACCTGGGTAAGTATAGAACTTCACTGATTTTATCACTAATGTCATTAGGATACTGGATCTTCCATTCTTCAAATAGAGAAAAATCACAGTTTAAGAAAGGAAAACTACCTCATTTGAAAGCCATTCAAACAAAGAGAGGTACAAAATTGCTATGTGATTCATGGTGGTCCGTTTCACAACATATCAACTATTTCGGTGATTGGTTGATTTCACTAAGTTGGTGTCTCACGACATGGTTCCAAACTCCATTGACTTACTACTACTCCGTTTACTTCGCCgttttattatttcatAGACAAAAGAGAGACGAAAAGAAATGTTCTGAGAAGTATGGTAATGACTGGATtaaatatcaagaaagaGTTCCATATAAAATTATCCCATACGTCTATTGA
- the POP3 gene encoding Pop3p (similar to Saccharomyces cerevisiae POP3 (YNL282W); ancestral locus Anc_3.79), translating into MSSNSLKAVEKRVAKRRQVYRPILQSPFVNEEHQWPLVKDQAFVLEVLKTSILSKCQHLQEVPMPEWPWSMLVEYNDIVGYLSGKEDDDALDVLLFVCNKEPDVPGVMLQQIPLLSYMSSHRVTIVQLPKGSLPIINRLVELPYGMLLLKCDSKLDPSFQRQIESQVSPVEGGFPWLDNLKYSATKVKLIKTTAAIPQKNKT; encoded by the coding sequence ATGTCTAGCAACTCGTTGAAGGCGGTTGAGAAGAGGGTGGCCAAGAGGAGACAGGTATATCGGCCGATTTTGCAGTCTCCGTTTGTCAATGAAGAGCATCAATGGCCGTTGGTGAAAGACCAAGCGTTTGTGCTGGAAGTGTTAAAGACGAGCATTCTGAGCAAGTGTCAGCATCTGCAAGAGGTGCCAATGCCTGAATGGCCCTGGAGTATGCTTGTCGAGTACAACGACATAGTGGGCTATCTCTCCGGTAAGGAGGATGACGATGCTCTTGATGTTTTACTTTTTGTCTGTAATAAAGAGCCGGATGTTCCCGGCGTCATGTTACAACAGATCCCGCTGTTGTCTTACATGTCCTCGCATAGAGTGACCATAGTGCAATTACCCAAGGGCTCCCTACCGATAATTAACCGTTTAGTGGAGTTACCATACGGAATGTTGCTACTAAAATGCGATTCCAAACTGGATCCTTCATTTCAAAGGCAAATTGAGTCGCAAGTGTCTCCCGTTGAAGGAGGCTTCCCATGGTTGGATAATTTGAAGTACTCTGCTACAAAAGTGAAGCTAATCAAGACTACAGCAGCCATACCACAGAAGAACAAGACGTAG
- the MRPL10 gene encoding mitochondrial 54S ribosomal protein uL15m (similar to Saccharomyces cerevisiae MRPL10 (YNL284C); ancestral locus Anc_3.77) has protein sequence MFSFNLKARPNFTRSQHRFISLLGTLKPPQGSTKTFKRLGRGPSSNKGKTSGRGQKGQKARSSVKPWFEGGQTPIYKLFPKIGFKNVHAKPLTPLNLEKIMLFHKRGLLNLKNDQVLDMRKMREVGLITGNIKNGVKLLARGQFNFNLPIKVEASAASEKAIRAIEKAGGSFTARYFNTLGFKAHLNPGSFLKKRGRIPLPARPIKRKDIDYYSKPEKRGYLVVENDPFFQKLMDSKLSSKKVIRKNHKKGPLEVQLEKLGISDAPTSSGSKILSLEEFINAN, from the coding sequence AtgttttcattcaatttgaagGCCCGTCCGAATTTTACAAGGTCCCAGCATCGTTTCATTTCTTTACTTGGTACATTGAAACCACCGCAAGGTTCTACAAAAACTTTTAAAAGGCTGGGTCGTGGTCCATCAAGTAATAAAGGTAAAACGTCGGGACGAGGACAAAAAGGTCAGAAAGCCAGAAGCAGCGTTAAACCGTGGTTTGAAGGTGGTCAAACTCCCATATATAAACTATTTCCAAAGATAGGTTTCAAGAACGTTCATGCCAAACCCTTAACTCCACTTAATCTCGAGAAGATCATGTTGTTTCATAAAAGAGGgcttttaaatttgaaaaatgatcAAGTCCTTGATATGAGAAAAATGAGGGAAGTGGGATTAATAACGGGTAACATTAAGAATGGAGTAAAGTTATTGGCCAGAGGACAATTCAACTTTAATCTCCCAATCAAAGTAGAAGCTAGTGCTGCTTCTGAAAAGGCTATAAGGGCAATTGAGAAGGCTGGTGGTTCGTTTACCGCTAGGTATTTTAATACTCTAGGATTTAAGGCCCATTTGAATCCTGGTTCGTttctgaagaaaagagGCAGAATACCGTTGCCCGCTAGACctataaaaaggaaagatATTGATTATTATAGTAAACCTGAAAAAAGAGGTTACCTTGTAGTGGAAAATGACCCTTTCTTCCAAAAACTCATGGATTCGAAGTTGTCATCAAAGAAAGTAATAAGGAAAAATCACAAAAAAGGTCCACTAGAAGTgcaattggaaaaattagGCATTTCTGATGCTCCGACTTCGAGTGGTTCAAAGATATTATCACTAGAAGAGTTTATAAATGCTAACTAA